The proteins below are encoded in one region of Lytechinus pictus isolate F3 Inbred chromosome 11, Lp3.0, whole genome shotgun sequence:
- the LOC135155907 gene encoding trichohyalin-like: MAPTGRGSLWEDVETLCLLNIWREKNIQEQMDGTVRNKTVFRKICQLMKERGFERAEDQIKRKIKQLRASFRKTEDNNNRSGRGRITCKFYSELQEIFGGRPETAPVAILASQPEEEDQSESLDSVDSDSLPREEEEDGAEEDRSITDDELEENDVEAPTELVGNFPPEDLEGPSTSSANGRKATGEKRKKSKLQESFGLIAKEIKTLEEDSTNAFNAREDRFMQRQMEWERELLMKAQRTEEKKLEEKERRRREEREHREQEKERDRQHQLQMLQALMAGMRQSSTSMWQQQGNNSQSGPERSPNSWPYNHDYTPL, from the exons atgGCACCAACAGGGAGAGGGAGTCTGTGGGAAGATGTGGAGACGCTGTGCCTCCTGAATATTTGGCGGGAGAAAAACATTCAAGAACAGATGGATGGCACAGTAAGGAACAAAACGGTATTTCGTAAGATATGCCAATTGATGAAAGAAAGGGGGTTCGAAAGGGCAGAGGACCAAATCAAGCGGAAAATTAAACAACTAAGAGCGTCCTTCCGAAAGACGGAGGACAATAACAATCGATCAGGCAGGGggagaattacatgtaaattctaTAGCGAACTGCAGGAGATCTTTGGGGGCAGACCAGAGACTGCACCAGTTGCCATTCTGGCGTCGCAACCAGAGGAGGAGGATCAATCTGAGTCGCTAGACTCGGTGGACTCTGATTCACTGCcgagagaggaggaggaggatggagCCGAAGAAGATAGAAGTATAACGGATGATGAACTGGAGGAAAATGATGTGGAAGCACCAACAGAATTGG TTGGCAATTTTCCACCGGAGGATCTAGAGGGACCTTCAACATCATCTGCTAATGGACGTAAGGCAACTG GGGAAAAGCGGAAGAAATCAAAGCTGCAGGAGTCCTTCGGACTGATAGCCAAGGAGATAAAGACACTGGAGGAGGACAGTACAAATGCCTTCAATGCTAGGGAGGATCGGTTCATGCAGCGCCAAATGGAGTGGGAGCGTGAGCTCCTAATGAAGGCACAGcgtactgaagaaaaaaaactagaggagaaggagaggaggagaagagaagagagggaGCATAGAGAGCAAGAAAAAGAACGTGATAGACAGCATCAACTCCAAATGCTTCAGGCCTTAATGGCTGGTATGCGGCAGTCGTCAACTTCAATGTGGCAGCAACAGGGAAACAACTCCCAGTCCGGTCCAGAGCGGTCTCCAAATTCCTGGCCCTACAATCACGATTACACTCCACTGTAA